In Drosophila nasuta strain 15112-1781.00 chromosome 2R, ASM2355853v1, whole genome shotgun sequence, a single genomic region encodes these proteins:
- the LOC132784100 gene encoding protein tailless translates to MQSSEGSPDMMDQKYNSVRLSPAQSSRILYHVPCKVCRDHSSGKHYGIYACDGCAGFFKRSIRRSRQYVCKSQKQGLCVVDKTHRNQCRACRLRKCFEVGMNKDAVQHERGPRNSTLRRHMAMYKDAMLGAAEMPQIPPEILMNTAALTGFPGMPMPMPNVQRSHHHPALGAGFQPPPPAAVLDLSVPRVPHHPVHQGHHGFFSPTAAYMNALATRALPPTPPLMAAEHIKETAAEHLFKNVNWIKSVRAFTELPMPDQLLLLEESWKEFFILAMAQYLMPMNFAQLLFVYESENANREIVAVVSREVHAFQDVLNQLCHLNIDSTEYECLRAISLFRKSPPAASSTEDLANSSILTGSGSPNSSASAESRGLLESGKVAAMHNDARNALHNYISRTHPNQPLRFQTLLGVVSLMHKVSSFTIEELFFRKTIGDITIVRLISDMYSQRKI, encoded by the exons ATGCAGTCGTCGGAGGGTTCGCCAGATATGATGGATCAAAAGTACAACAGCGTGCGCTTGTCGCCAGCACAATCCA GTCGCATACTTTACCATGTGCCTTGCAAGGTTTGCCGGGATCACAGCTCCGGCAAACACTACGGCATCTATGCCTGCGATGGCTGTGCCGGCTTCTTTAAGCGCAGCATACGCCGCTCACGCCAATATGTGTGCAAATCACAGAAACAAGGACTCTGCGTCGTGGATAAAACACATCGCAATCAATGCCGCGCTTGCCGTTTGCGCAAATGCTTTGAGGTTGGCATGAACAAGGATGCAGTTCAACATGAGCGTGGACCACGCAACTCGACGCTGCGTCGCCACATGGCCATGTATAAGGATGCCATGCTCGGTGCCGCCGAAATGCCACAAATCCCACCAGAGATACTGATGAACACGGCAGCACTCACAGGCTTCCCCGGCATGCCCATGCCCATGCCCAATGTGCAGCGTAGTCATCATCATCCCGCCCTCGGTGCTGGCTTCCAGCCACCGCCGCCTGCCGCTGTGCTCGATCTCTCGGTGCCCCGCGTGCCCCATCATCCCGTGCATCAGGGCCATCATGGCTTCTTCTCGCCCACCGCCGCCTACATGAATGCCTTGGCTACCCGAGCACTGCCTCCAACACCGCCTCTAATGGCTGCCGAGCACATCAAGGAAACCGCTGCGGAACATCTGTTCAAGAACGTCAACTGGATCAAGAGTGTGCGCGCCTTCACCGAGTTGCCCATGCCCGatcaattgctgctgctcgaggAGTCGTGGAAGGAGTTCTTCATCCTCGCCATGGCTCAGTATCTGATGCCCATGAACTTTGCCCAGCTGCTGTTCGTTTACGAGTCGGAGAATGCCAATCGTGAGATTGTGGCCGTCGTTTCTCGGGAAGTGCACGCCTTCCAGGATGTGTTGAATCAGTTGTGCCATCTGAATATCGATAGCACCGAATACGAGTGTCTGCGTGCCATTTCGCTTTTCCGCAAATCGCCGCCGGCTGCAAGCTCTACTGAGGATCTGGCCAACAGCTCCATACTCACCGGCAGCGGTAGTCCCAACTCGAGTGCCTCGGCTGAATCTCGTGGCCTGCTCGAGTCCGGCAAAGTGGCTGCGATGCACAACGATGCTCGCAATGCGCTGCACAATTACATTTCGCGCACTCATCCGAATCAACCGTTGCGCTTCCAGACGCTGCTCGGCGTCGTCTCGCTGATGCACAAAGTGTCCAGCTTCACCATCGAGGAGCTGTTCTTCCGCAAGACCATTGGTGACATCACAATTGTGCGTCTGATCTCTGATATGTACAGTCAGCGCAAGATCTAA